The Acidimicrobiales bacterium sequence TCGTCCGGCGCGATCGGAGGCGGCGGCACGTCGTAGCTGCGCCGCCACACGCGGACCTGGTCGGCCCCGTGGACGGCGGCCGTCTCCGCCTTGTCGTGCGTCTCCAGGGCGCCGTAGTGGCGCTCGTTCAGCCGCCAGTGCCGGCGGACGGGCACCCATGACCGGTCCATCTCCGCGAGGGCGAGGTTGGCGGTGCGGATGGCGCGGTTCTGCACCGAGGTGTGGACCACGTCCACCTCGATCCCGGTCCCGGCCAGGCGGCGGCCGCCCTCCATCGCCTCCTCGACGCCGGAGGGCGACAGGTCGCACTCCTGCCAGCCGGTGAAGACGTTCCGGAGGTTGAACGTGCTCTGGCCGTGGCGCAGGAGGACGAGACGGTGCACCGGCGTACCGTAGCGGAGGGCCGCCGAGCGCTCCCGCTGCGTCCTGACGACACCGGCCGCCCGACTTGCCAATCAGGCGCTCAACTTTGCTAGGCTGGCGCTGTCACGTAAGAACGAGTCCCTCTGGAGGCACCTCCATGCCCAAGGCCGTCGGGATCGACCTCGGCACCACCAACTCCGTCGTCAGCGTCCTCGAGGCGGGCGAACCCGTCGTCATCCCCAACGCCGAGGGCAACCGCACCACCCCGTCGGTGGTCGGCTTCTCCAAGTCGGGCGAGGTCCTCGTGGGCGAGGTCGCCAAGCGCCAGGCGATCACCAACCCCGACCGCACCATCCGCTCGGTGAAGCGCCACATGGGCACGAGCTGGAAGATCGACATCGACGGGAAGCGCTACACGGCCCAGGAGATCTCCGCCCGCATCCTCCAGAAGCTCAAGCGCGACGCCGAGGCGTACCTGGGCGACACCGTCAGCCAGGCCATCGTCACGGTGCCCGCCTACTTCAACGACGCCCAGCGCACGGCCACCAAGGAGGCGGGCCAGATCGCCGGCCTCGAGGTGCTGCGCATCATCAACGAGCCCACCGCCGCCGCCCTGGCCTACGGGCTGGACAAGGAGGGCGTGGAGCAGACGATCCTCGTGTTCGACCTCGGCGGCGGCACCTTCGACGTGTCGGTGCTCGAGATCGGCGAGGGCGTGTTCGAGGTCAAGGCCACCCACGGCGACACCCAGCTCGGCGGCGACGACTGGGACCAGAAGGTCATCGACTGGCTGGTCAAGAGCTTCAAGGACACCGAGGGCGTCGACCTGTCCAAGGACAACATGGCCCTCCAGCGGCTCAAGGAGGCGGCCGAGAAGGCCAAGATCGAGCTGTCGCAGGTCACCGAGGCCACCATCAACCTGCCCTTCATCACCGCCACCAACGAGGGCCCCAAGCACCTCGACCTGAAGCTCTCCCGGGCCAAGTTCCAGGAGCTCACCGCCGACCTGGTGCAGCGCTGCCGGGGGCCGTTCGAGCAGGCCATCAAGGACGCCGGCCTCACCAAGGGCGACATCGAGCACGTCATCCTGGTGGGCGGGTCCACCCGCATGCCGGCCATCGTCGACCTGGTGCAGTCCCTCACCGGCAGCAGGCCCCACCAGGGCGTCAACCCCGACGAG is a genomic window containing:
- the dnaK gene encoding molecular chaperone DnaK; this translates as MPKAVGIDLGTTNSVVSVLEAGEPVVIPNAEGNRTTPSVVGFSKSGEVLVGEVAKRQAITNPDRTIRSVKRHMGTSWKIDIDGKRYTAQEISARILQKLKRDAEAYLGDTVSQAIVTVPAYFNDAQRTATKEAGQIAGLEVLRIINEPTAAALAYGLDKEGVEQTILVFDLGGGTFDVSVLEIGEGVFEVKATHGDTQLGGDDWDQKVIDWLVKSFKDTEGVDLSKDNMALQRLKEAAEKAKIELSQVTEATINLPFITATNEGPKHLDLKLSRAKFQELTADLVQRCRGPFEQAIKDAGLTKGDIEHVILVGGSTRMPAIVDLVQSLTGSRPHQGVNPDEVVAVGAAVQAGVLKGDVKDILLLDVTPLSLGIETKGGIMTKLIERNTTIPTKRSEVFTTAEDMQPSVEIHVLQGEREMAMYNKTLGKFQLVDLPPAPRGVPQIEVTFDIDANGIVHVSAKDRATAKTQSMTITGQSSLNKDDIERMVKDAEAHAEEDRQRREEAEIRNNAETLIHQTEKLLRDQGDKLVGDERTNTETALKELKAALGGSDTNAVRDASDALMHASQAFAQRLYEQAAQERAEAEGSQAPGGGGGYDDVVDAEIVDEDR
- the gpmA gene encoding 2,3-diphosphoglycerate-dependent phosphoglycerate mutase, which encodes MHRLVLLRHGQSTFNLRNVFTGWQECDLSPSGVEEAMEGGRRLAGTGIEVDVVHTSVQNRAIRTANLALAEMDRSWVPVRRHWRLNERHYGALETHDKAETAAVHGADQVRVWRRSYDVPPPPIAPDDPRHPRHLARYARLPVDVLPTGECLRDVVVRMLPYWFDAIAPDLTGGATVLVAAHGNSLRALVKHLLGISDHDIPELEIPTGVPWVFDLDDRLAPVSERLLGDQAENTASSF